A single region of the Ziziphus jujuba cultivar Dongzao chromosome 10, ASM3175591v1 genome encodes:
- the LOC107434702 gene encoding uncharacterized protein LOC107434702 isoform X2, producing MAYVPPHKRQSNDTNRASLSPEQLVPQFKKNLKFGSSSSSTANRDRSGKIVYGSQSISRWFAIGCDGDDDGGDQFPASVSLQPVSVEAFISKKGEKPLALVNTDIGNFSGSPWLSIADYVLQDLLSSYVNVKNEIDSQKAEGKPNLTANVGKIKRNLTAKVGKILFHGSPLGNFESPVTETRLRQVKRSFYTNIPSSYVEYIIKEVVPDIGVDFVEDKEIYHVRLSDATQPDSTVTCRCSVRKEQGDLQLYKIELNRLRYMVVDISCLEKNLDLRLMLSTKEIVADLSDDDVQSIRDLINSAILDANVKGGLRWPLGKSSTGTYKVIGVWHTVSKSYKSPSLTLKVRDADRYDYKTSIGETSWEISLNLKALSSKLEEKEVDMDLISEMLKTHLKQIWNSFMCCERYIN from the exons ATGGCTTACGTACCTCCCCACAAGCGTCAATCAAACGACACGAACAGGGCTTCACTGAGTCCAGAGCAGCTTGTTCCTCAATTCAAGAAGAATCTGAAATTTGGGTCGTCATCATCGTCCACAGCAAACAGGGATAGGAGTGGAAAAATCGTTTATGGAAGTCAGTCTATATCCAGATGGTTTGCCATCGGttgtgatggtgatgatgatggtggtgatCAATTTCCAGCTTCTGTTTCTCTTCAGCCTGTTTCTGTGGAAGCCTTTATCAGCAAAAAGGGTGAAAAGCCTCTAGCTTTGGTCAACACTGAtatag GGAACTTTTCTGGAAGCCCATGGTTATCCATTGCAGATTATGTGCTCCAAGACCTTCTGTCATCTTATGTAAATGTGAAGAACGAAATAGATTCCCAAAAGGCTGAAGGAAAGCCAAATTTGACTGCAAATGTTGGCAAGATAAAGCGAAATTTGACTGCAAAAGTTGGCAAGATTCTTTTTCATGG gAGCCCTTTGGGTAATTTCGAGTCTCCGGTTACTGAAACCAGATTGAGGCAAGTGAAGAGGTCATTCTACACAAATATTCCTAGTTCATATGTGGAATACATAATAAAGGAAGTTGTCCCAGACATTGGAGTTGATTTTGTGGAGGATAAAGAAATATACCATGTTAGg ttatCTGATGCCACTCAGCCAGATTCAACTGTTACTTGCAGATGTAGTGTAAGGAAAGAACAAGGAGATCTTCAACTCTATAAG ATTGAGCTCAACCGGCTGCGCTACATGGTCGTGGATATATCATGCCTTGAAAAGAACCTGGACCTGAGGCTAATGCTATCCACCAAGGAAATCGTAGCTGATCTGTCT GATGATGATGTGCAAAGCATTAGAGATTTGATTAATTCTGCTATTCTAGATGCTAATGTGAAGGGTGGACTGAGATGGCCCTTGGGGAAATCATCTACTGGAACTTATAAAGTGATTGGAGTATGGCATACAGTATCTAAATCTTACAAAAGTCCTTCACTGACGCTGAAGGTAAGAGATGCTGATCGATACGATTATAAGACTTCAATTGGTGAAACTTCTTGGGAGATCAGTCTAAATTTGAAAGCCCTTTCTTCAAAGTTAGAG GAGAAAGAGGTTGATATGGATTTGATTTCTGAAATGCTTAAGACTCACTTAAAACAGATATGGAACAGCTTCATGTGCTGTGAACGTTATATAAACTAA
- the LOC107434702 gene encoding uncharacterized protein LOC107434702 isoform X1, with protein MAYVPPHKRQSNDTNRASLSPEQLVPQFKKNLKFGSSSSSTANRDRSGKIVYGSQSISRWFAIGCDGDDDGGDQFPASVSLQPVSVEAFISKKGEKPLALVNTDIESNRVTGNFSGSPWLSIADYVLQDLLSSYVNVKNEIDSQKAEGKPNLTANVGKIKRNLTAKVGKILFHGSPLGNFESPVTETRLRQVKRSFYTNIPSSYVEYIIKEVVPDIGVDFVEDKEIYHVRLSDATQPDSTVTCRCSVRKEQGDLQLYKIELNRLRYMVVDISCLEKNLDLRLMLSTKEIVADLSDDDVQSIRDLINSAILDANVKGGLRWPLGKSSTGTYKVIGVWHTVSKSYKSPSLTLKVRDADRYDYKTSIGETSWEISLNLKALSSKLEEKEVDMDLISEMLKTHLKQIWNSFMCCERYIN; from the exons ATGGCTTACGTACCTCCCCACAAGCGTCAATCAAACGACACGAACAGGGCTTCACTGAGTCCAGAGCAGCTTGTTCCTCAATTCAAGAAGAATCTGAAATTTGGGTCGTCATCATCGTCCACAGCAAACAGGGATAGGAGTGGAAAAATCGTTTATGGAAGTCAGTCTATATCCAGATGGTTTGCCATCGGttgtgatggtgatgatgatggtggtgatCAATTTCCAGCTTCTGTTTCTCTTCAGCCTGTTTCTGTGGAAGCCTTTATCAGCAAAAAGGGTGAAAAGCCTCTAGCTTTGGTCAACACTGAtatag AAAGTAACAGAGTGACAGGGAACTTTTCTGGAAGCCCATGGTTATCCATTGCAGATTATGTGCTCCAAGACCTTCTGTCATCTTATGTAAATGTGAAGAACGAAATAGATTCCCAAAAGGCTGAAGGAAAGCCAAATTTGACTGCAAATGTTGGCAAGATAAAGCGAAATTTGACTGCAAAAGTTGGCAAGATTCTTTTTCATGG gAGCCCTTTGGGTAATTTCGAGTCTCCGGTTACTGAAACCAGATTGAGGCAAGTGAAGAGGTCATTCTACACAAATATTCCTAGTTCATATGTGGAATACATAATAAAGGAAGTTGTCCCAGACATTGGAGTTGATTTTGTGGAGGATAAAGAAATATACCATGTTAGg ttatCTGATGCCACTCAGCCAGATTCAACTGTTACTTGCAGATGTAGTGTAAGGAAAGAACAAGGAGATCTTCAACTCTATAAG ATTGAGCTCAACCGGCTGCGCTACATGGTCGTGGATATATCATGCCTTGAAAAGAACCTGGACCTGAGGCTAATGCTATCCACCAAGGAAATCGTAGCTGATCTGTCT GATGATGATGTGCAAAGCATTAGAGATTTGATTAATTCTGCTATTCTAGATGCTAATGTGAAGGGTGGACTGAGATGGCCCTTGGGGAAATCATCTACTGGAACTTATAAAGTGATTGGAGTATGGCATACAGTATCTAAATCTTACAAAAGTCCTTCACTGACGCTGAAGGTAAGAGATGCTGATCGATACGATTATAAGACTTCAATTGGTGAAACTTCTTGGGAGATCAGTCTAAATTTGAAAGCCCTTTCTTCAAAGTTAGAG GAGAAAGAGGTTGATATGGATTTGATTTCTGAAATGCTTAAGACTCACTTAAAACAGATATGGAACAGCTTCATGTGCTGTGAACGTTATATAAACTAA
- the LOC107434716 gene encoding uncharacterized protein At1g03900, which yields MDKEEKVPNEQRGVEENDEAEAIELVLFQVSECYVYLIPPRKTAASYRADEWDVNKWAWEGILKVISKGEDCIIRLEDKNTGELYARAFLRNGEPHPVEPVIDSSRYFVLRIEENIGGRLRHAFIGIGFRERTEAYDFQAALHDHMKYLNKKKTAEEMEQQFQKTSSVDYSLKEGETLVLQLKSNRGGQSVKSKFFELGLNNPSPENKGNNQKEPKICIKPPPPSPAPLSPVGTFHKSPSKSPSNFSLEGKHEEPESRDVYPKDADSSENQSTQDVPDDDFGDFQAAG from the exons ATGGATAAGGAAGAGAAGGTTCCAAATGAGCAAAGAGGGGTCGAGGAGAATGATGAAGCTGAAGCAATAGAGCTTGTTCTCTTCCAAGTCTCCGAATGTTATGTCTActtg aTACCACCAAGGAAAACTGCAGCTTCATACAG GGCTGATGAATGGGATGTTAACAAATGGGCATGGGAGGGAATCTTGAAAGTCATTAGCAAAGGGGAAGACTGCATTATCCGACTTGAAGATAAGAACACAG GTGAATTATATGCTCGGGCATTTTTGAGAAATGGAGAACCTCATCCGGTGGAACCTGTAATTGATAGCAGCAG ATATTTTGTTCTTCGGATAGAGGAAAATATTG GTGGTCGTCTTCGGCATGCTTTCATTGGCATAGGATTTAGAGAACGAACTGAAGCTTATGATTTCCAGGCAGCCCTACATGACCATATGAA ATAtctgaacaaaaagaaaacggCAGAAGAGATGGAACAGCAATTCCAGAAAACTTCCTCAGTTGATTATAGCTTAAAAGAAGGGGAGACACTTGTACTACAATTAAAGAGCAAT AGAGGTGGCCAAAGCGTGAAGTCCAAGTTTTTTGAACTGGGTTTGAACAATCCATCACCTGAGAACAAGGGTAATAATCAGAAAGAGCCAAAGATTTGTATCAAACCACCACCACCTTCCCCAGCTCCACTTTCGCCTGTTGGTACATTTCATAAGTCCCCATCAAAATCACCATCAAATTTCAGTTTGGAGGGAAAGCATGAGGAACCGGAATCAAGAGATGTTTACCCGAAAGACGCTGATTCTTCTGAAAATCAAAGCACACAGGATGTACCAGATGACGATTTTGGGGATTTTCAAGCAGCTGGTTAA
- the LOC107434690 gene encoding bidirectional sugar transporter SWEET9 → MAFFLTPQQLAFIFGLLGNIISFMVFLSPIPTFYTIIKKKTSEGFQSIPYVISLLSAMLLLYYGVLKTNALLIVTINSIGCAIEVTYLVIYLIYAPKKDKMFTLRLILLFNMVAYGLMMVVTIFLFKGSGRVNAVGWICAAFNLAVFAAPLSIMRRVIKTKSVEYMPFSLSFFLTLCAIAWFFYGIFVEDFFIAFPNVLGFLFGAAQMILYLVYKDSNKNDLKLKTKTMEMNPSSPTADKPKALSFDHGRRKSMEMKVYVEQDTI, encoded by the exons ATGGCCTTCTTCCTGACACCGCAGCAACTGGCTTTCATCTTTGGTCTCTTAG GTAACATCATATCTTTTATGGTGTTCTTGTCCCCAAT CCCAacattttatacaataataaagaagaaaacatCAGAAGGGTTCCAATCAATTCCTTATGTAATATCACTTCTGAGTGCAATGTTGTTGTTGTATTATGGTGTCCTCAAGACTAATGCTTTGCTCATTGTCACCATCAATTCCATTGGCTGTGCTATTGAAGTTACTTACCTCGTCATCTACTTGATATATGCACCAAAGAAGGACAAG ATGTTTACTTTGAGGTTGATACTGCTCTTCAATATGGTAGCCTACGGCTTGATGATGGTTGTCACTATCTTCCTTTTCAAAGGTTCTGGCCGCGTTAATGCCGTTGGATGGATTTGTGCTGCTTTTAACCTTGCTGTCTTTGCTGCTCCTTTAAGTATCATG AGGCGAGTCATTAAAACTAAAAGTGTGGAATACATGCCGTTTtcactttcctttttccttacCTTGTGTGCCATCGCGTGGTTTTTCTATGGAATTTTTGTGGAGGATTTCTTCATCGCG TTCCCAAATGTATTAGGATTTCTATTTGGAGCTGCTCAAATGATATTGTACCTCGTTTACAAAGATTCCAACAAGAACGATCTCAAGCTTAAAACAAAGACAATGGAAATGAATCCAAGCTCACCAACTGCTGACAAACCAAAGGCGCTCTCTTTTGATCATGGTCGACGAAAAAGCATGGAGATGAAGGTGTACGTTGAGCAAGACACTATATAA
- the LOC112489287 gene encoding probable receptor-like protein kinase At2g42960 → MKRIYNYSLITISICLSASFVAPLDDPQGKCELDFTSYPYQPSGECILKKNEKIKAWNSIPTTRCCRNVLITLTQALAHRANETQGSIFVEQDVWTDCSIAPFRRQNSSTTLSINSCGFDQLYYNSKTKCSNLTLTNIQLQQAYNDAVSFCSRMNNEFQLCSNCSSAVLTLKNALLEFSRVKNNNKIETQVCAIAAVISVAAHRFDNVSFIQDFYGCLAGLDEFDSLAEALFAIVMAVIILGLIIVVIKRVSKERPRKRKQVKSKETAIWSGLYRFSKAEIEKAINFGNEKKCLGRGSAGQVYRGVLPSGQFVAVKHIYKNSKSDSFTREVEGLSRIRHPNLVCLFGCCIEGDEHYLVYEYCSQGNLAQHLLRKDTALTWARRVRILRDCALALRFLHHYIDGCIVHRDIKLTNILLTDNLEPKLSDFGLAKMLGMEESKVFTDVRGTIGYMDPEYMSNAKLTCASDIYSFGIVALQLLSGQKAIELDLDARDQLTRKAKDVSMGKRPLSDFEDPRLHGEVNRADFESILQIAVLCVAKSSKGRPTIDVVFDEMEKAWKNTLVDMRDKQDKTTSSATSLSGSMEILPV, encoded by the exons ATGAAACGAATCTATAACTATTCCCTCATCACCATCTCCATCTGCCTCTCTGCTTCTTTTGTTGCTCCACTAGACGATCCCCAAG GAAAATGTGAATTGGATTTCACATCGTACCCGTACCAACCAAGTGGGGAGTGTATTCTgaagaaaaatgagaaaataaagGCATGGAATAGCATACCAACAACTCGGTGCTGTCGGAACGTCCTCATCACCTTGACGCAAGCACTGGCACACAGAGCAAATGAAACACAGGGAAGCATCTTCGTCGAACAAGATGTTTGGACAGACTGCAGTATTGCTCCATTTCGACGACAGAACAGCAGCACTACTTTGTCTATAAATTCATGTGGGTTTGACCAGCTTTATTATAACAGCAAGACTAAATGTTCCAACTTAACTCTCACAAACATTCAGCTACAGCAGGCTTACAATGATGCTGTGTCCTTTTGCTCTCGTATGAACAATGAATTTCAGCTCTGTTCCAATTGCTCCTCTGCAGTTTTGACATTGAAAAACGCCCTTTTGGAATTTTCTCGAGTAAAGAACAATAATAAGATAGAGACGCAAGTTTGTGCAATAGCTGCTGTCATTTCTGTTGCTGCACACCGTTTTGACAATGTCTCTTTCATCCAGGATTTCTATGGGTGCTTGGCCGGGTTAGACGAGTTCG ATTCGTTAGCAGAAGCACTGTTTGCAATCGTAATGGCGGTTATTATTTTAGGACTGATTATTGTGGTGATTAAACGTGTAAGCAAGGAGAGGCCTCGTAAGAGAAAGCAGGTTAAATCGAAGGAGACTGCGATATGGTCGGGGCTCTACAGGTTCTCCAAGGCAGAGATTGAGAAGGCCATCAATTTTGGGAATGAGAAGAAGTGTTTGGGACGGGGCAGTGCAGGGCAGGTTTACAGAGGTGTATTACCAAGTGGTCAATTTGTGGCTGTCAAACACATTTACAAGAACAGTAAATCTGATTCTTTCACTCGGGAAGTGGAAGGTCTTTCGAGGATTCGACATCCAAACCTGGTTTGCCTCTTTGGTTGCTGCATTGAAGGAGATGAGCATTATCTTGTTTACGAGTACTGTTCACAGGGGAACCTGGCTCAACATCTCCTAA GAAAAGACACTGCTTTAACATGGGCTAGAAGAGTGAGAATTCTAAGAGACTGCGCGCTTGCTCTGAGGTTTCTCCACCATTATATCGATGGCTGTATTGTCCACAGGGATATTAAG CTTACCAACATCCTTTTGACTGATAACTTGGAACCCAAGTTATCGGATTTTGGGTTGGCAAAGATGCTGGGAATGGAGGAAAGCAAAGTATTCACAGATGTTAGAGGAACTATAGGTTATATGGATCCGGAATATATGAGCAACGCCAAGTTGACTTGTGCCAGTGATATTTACAGCTTTGGCATCGTTGCTCTGCAACTTTTATCTGGACAAAAGGCTATTGAGTTGGATCTTGATGCTAGAGACCAACTTACCAGGAAG GCAAAAGATGTGAGCATGGGAAAACGTCCACTAAGTGATTTTGAAGATCCACGACTCCATGGAGAAGTCAACCGAGCTGACTTCGAATCCATCCTGCAAATTGCTGTCCTCTGCGTTGCCAAATCAAGCAAAGGTCGACCAACCATTGATGTAGTCTTCGATGAGATGGAAAAAGCTTGGAAGAACACCCTTGTTGACATG CGGGATAAACAAGATAAGACAACTTCATCAGCAACATCATTGTCTGGATCCATGGAAATCCTGCCAGTTTGA
- the LOC107434703 gene encoding violaxanthin de-epoxidase, chloroplastic, which translates to MALAAPSICLSNNEGIGSVCMRSRLATFDERFCQRKALHFRVLVMKFCSTSRRSRYFHLISSDRNFPGLGSKCSTLPFSKTRDISSSFGTSTSNSEVWREIKRLVEQVSNGLKEWSQLHLVKVAGLLACTFLVIPSADAVDALKTCACLLKECRLELAKCIGNPSCAANVACLQTCNNRPDETECQIKCGDLFENSVVDEFNECAVSRKKCVPRKSDVGEFPVPDPAVLVKNFDISTFNGKWFITSGLNPTFDTFDCQLHEFHTESNKLVGNITWRIRTPDGGFFTRSTMQRFVQDPTQPGILYNHDNEYLHYQDDWYILSSQIDNKPDDYVFVYYRGRNDAWDGYGGAVVYTRSSVLPESIIPELHRAAKSVGRDFSTFIRTDNTCGPEPPLAERLEKKLEEGEKIIIEEVEQIEGEVEQEVEKVEKTEMTLFQRLAEGFNELKQDEENFLRGLSKEEMDILNDLKMEANEIEKIFGRALPLRKLR; encoded by the exons ATGGCACTGGCTGCGCCTTCAATCTGTTTGTCTAATAATGAAGGTATTGGTAGTGTATGTATGAGGTCCAGACTTGCAACTTTTGATGAAAGGTTTTGCCAGAGAAAGGCACTTCATTTTCGTGTACTAGTAATGAAATTTTGCTCCACTAGCAGAAGGTCCAGGTATTTCCATTTGATCAGTTCTGATAGAAACTTTCCTGGTTTGGGCTCAAAATGTTCGACATTGCCATTTAGCAAGACACGGGATATTTCTTCATCGTTTGGTACAAGCACAAGTAACTCTGAG GTATGGCGGGAAATTAAGCGTCTGGTTGAACAAGTATCCAATGGTCTTAAAGAATGGAGTCAGTTACACTTGGTGAAAGTAGCTGGTCTACTGGCTTGCACGTTTTTGGTCATCCCATCGGCCGATGCTGTAGATGCTCTAAAAACTTGTGCCTGCTTACTAAAGGAATGCAG GTTAGAACTTGCAAAATGCATTGGAAACCCATCATGTGCTGCCAATGTTGCTTGTCTCCAAACTTGCAACAACCGACCTGATGAAACTGAATGCCAG ATAAAATGTGGGGACCTGTTTGAAAACAGTGTTGTAGATGAATTTAATGAATGTGCAGTGTCCAGAAAGAAGTGTGTACCAAGGAAATCAGATGTGGGCGAATTTCCTGTCCCAGATCCTGCTGTTCTTGTTAAAAACTTTGATATTTCAACTTTCAATGGGAAGTGGTTCATTACAAGCGGCTTGAATCCGACCTTTGATACTTTTGATTGCCAATTGCATGAATTCCACACCGAATCCAACAAACTTGTGGGGAATATAACTTGGAGAATACGAACTCCAGATGGTGGCTTTTTCACTCGATCAACAATGCAGAGATTTGTGCAAGATCCTACCCAGCCTGGAATACTGTACAATCATGACAATGAGTATCTTCATTATCAAGATGACTG GTATATTCTGTCATCCCAGATAGATAATAAACCAGATGACTATGTATTTGTGTATTACCGGGGCAGGAATGATGCATGGGATGGCTATGGTGGTGCAGTTGTTTATACAAGAAGTTCAGTTTTGCCAGAAAGCATTATTCCTGAACTACATAGAGCAGCTAAGAGTGTAGGCCGAGATTTCAGCACGTTCATCAGAACAGATAATACTTGTGGCCCTGAGCCTCCTCTTGCAGAGAGGCTGGAGAAGAAGTTAGAAGAAGGAGAGAAGATAATTATAGAGGAAGTTGAACAGATAGAAGGGGAAGTAGAGCAGGAAGTAGAGAAGGTGGAGAAGACTGAGATGACATTATTTCAGAGGTTAGCCGAAGGGTTCAATGAGCTTAAACAAGATGAAGAAAATTTCTTAAGAGGGTTAAGTAAAGAAGAGATGGATATTTTGAATGACTTGAAAATGGAAGCAAACGAGATAGAAAAGATTTTTGGACGAGCACTGCCACTCAGGAAGCTGAGGTAG
- the LOC112489289 gene encoding inactive protein kinase SELMODRAFT_444075 translates to MEREVILVAVDASKEITDYALAWALRNVTRPTDSLILLAVFPSLRRSLASSNNVEYGAHHDSRKSQFFSYLLKKLGIDCSKEKSSFDQVGLINGVDQGVFHRIHIVCEHMLQQLCSANDLMQVHTEVEVMADVQPGLIASKAKELEASWVILDRRLKRESDYCLKQVNCNIVLIDHAIPRILKSVSPVTGKNLRKGGQQSDQRATKMVCVLPSSTTDSNSATTRSSLGIESPIFDTDVSSSLSISDKDQLHNTSKPFLDLNSQYFDKKVGAQATSSKSFLNSKFQQGYQTSDSNTGKLPHKLLANPLYEIPNSFGGHSINQCAKEVNSNVREQSSLIPGRRSADSPRLRRNVEGSHLSKQPVIRRESPACDKSKRPALPTPPTIDRISSIRKAISLSIKQPPIPPPLCSICKHNAPILGKTPRKFSFKEIERATDGFSSKNFLAQGGYGPVYKGILPGGLVVAVKRHNRLSAQGAPEFCSEVEVLSCAQHRNLVMLVGYCIETEWLLIYEFACNGSLETRLFGTEATELMCWHNRMKVAIGAARGLRYLHEDCRVGCIVHRDFRPNNILLTHDFEPMVGDFGLARWQVDGQSAEDSRVIGAFGYLAPEYTQSGLITEKADVYAFGVVLLELLSGFEVTEFARNTGQQFVSEWASPLLESKKANEIIDPRLENNYIEKEVACMMHAASLCILPHPEHRPTMSKVLKILEGDVLTDMVCTSREHPSLCETQNINNRHATNQRKMKQTIDYNSLSNLLHSMDVMKLSPPRTGIHKSVNIGGSSNQQELDVSKEYQAYLHGSLAKFVQNMNGN, encoded by the exons atggaaagagAAGTTATATTAGTTGCAGTTGATGCAAGCAAGGAAATCACAGATTATGCTCTTGCATGGGCGCTGCGTAATGTGACAAGACCTACAGACTCTTTAATCCTACTTGCAGTTTTTCCTTCTCTTAGGCGTTCATTGGCTAGTTCAAACAATGTTGAATATGGAGCACATCATGATTCAAGAAAATCCCAGTTCTTTTCTT ACCTGCTAAAGAAGTTGGGTATAGACTGTAGCAAGGAGAAGAGTTCTTTTGATCAAGTGGGTCTCATTAATGGAGTTGATCAGGGCGTTTTCCACAGAATACACATTGTATGCGAGCATATGCTTCAGCAATTATGCTCAGCTAATGATCTTATGCag GTCCACACTGAAGTAGAGGTTATGGCTGATGTGCAGCCGGGCTTGATTGCCTCAAAAGCCAAAGAGCTTGAGGCATCTTGGGTTATACTGGATAG ACGCCTGAAGAGAGAAAGTGATTACTGCCTGAAACAAGTGAATTGCAACATTGTACTCATAGACCATGCCATACCAAGAATCCTCAAATCAGTGAGTCCTGTAACAGGGAAGAACCTTCGTAAGGGTGGCCAACAAAGCGATCAAAGAGCAACTAAAATGGTTTGCGTGCTTCCTAGCAGTACCACTGATTCCAACAGCGCCACCACTCGAAGCAGTCTAGGCATAGAGAGTCCAATTTTTGACACTGATGTTTCGTCCTCATTGTCTATATCAGATAAAGACCAGCTCCACAATACCAGCAAGCCCTTTCTTGATCTAAACTCCCAGTATTTTGACAAGAAAGTGGGAGCTCAAGCAACATCCAGCAAGTCTTTTTTAAACAGCAAATTCCAACAAGGATATCAGACATCAGATTCAAATACCGGCAAATTACCTCACAAATTGTTGGCCAATCCCCTGTATGAGATACCAAACAGCTTTGGTGGTCATTCCATAAATCAATGTG CAAAGGAAGTTAATAGTAATGTTAGAGAACAGTCATCCTTGATTCCTGGTAGAAGATCAGCAGACTCACCAAGATTGCGGCGAAATGTTGAGGGCTCACATTTATCTAAACAGCCGGTTATTAGAAGAGAGTCCCCCGCTTGTGACAAAAGTAAACGACCTGCATTACCTACTCCACCAACTATTGATCGAATCTCAAGCATAAGGAAAGCTATATCACTCTCCATAAAACAACCACCAATCCCTCCACCTCTTTGCTCTATCTGTAAGCATAATGCTCCTATTTTGGGCAAGACACCTAGGAAGTTCAGTttcaaagagattgaaagagcaACTGATGGATTCTCAAGTAAAAACTTCTTGGCACAGGGCGGTTACGGTCCTGTCTATAAAGGAATCTTGCCTGGTGGGCTGGTTGTTGCGGTGAAGCGACATAACAGGTTGAGTGCACAGGGAGCACCAGAGTTTTGCTCTGAAGTTGAAGTGTTGAGCTGTGCACAGCATAGGAACTTGGTCATGTTGGTGGGTTACTGCATTGAAACAGAATGGCTTCTTATATATGAGTTTGCTTGCAATGGATCATTAGAGACCCGCTTGTTCG GAACAGAGGCGACTGAGCTGATGTGCTGGCACAACAGGATGAAAGTAGCAATTGGAGCTGCAAGAGGATTGAGATATCTTCATGAAGATTGCAGAGTAGGTTGCATTGTGCATAGAGACTTCAGACCCAACAACATCCTCCTGACCCATGATTTTGAACCAATG GTGGGAGATTTTGGTCTTGCAAGATGGCAAGTAGATGGTCAGTCAGCCGAGGACTCTCGTGTTATTGGTGCATTTGG GTATTTAGCCCCTGAATACACACAAAGTGGACTCATAACTGAGAAAGCCGATGTATATGCATTTGGAGTGGTTCTGTTGGAGCTCTTAAGTGGCTTTGAAGTAACTGAATTTGCAAGGAATACAGGACAACAATTTGTCTCAGAATGG GCCTCTCCACTGCTTGAAAGCAAGAAAGCTAATGAGATTATCGACCCTCGGTTGGAAAACAATTATATAGAAAAGGAAGTAGCTTGCATGATGCATGCAGCAAGTCTCTGCATCTTACCTCACCCTGAACACAGACCAACGATGTCAAAG GTTTTGAAAATATTGGAAGGAGATGTTCTTACAGACATGGTTTGTACTTCTAGAGAGCATCCATCCCTTTGTGAAAcacaaaatataaacaataGACATGCTACTAATCAGAGAAAAATGAAACAGACAATAGATTACAACTCTTTGTCAAATTTACTGCATTCAATGGACGTTATGAAGCTAAGCCCACCTAGAACGGGTATACATAAATCAGTAAACATTGGAGGGAGTTCGAATCAACAGGAACTCGATGTCAGTAAAGAATATCAAGCATACTTGCATGGTTCACTGGCTAAGTTTGTTCAAAACATGAATGGAAATTAA